The Rhodopirellula bahusiensis genome window below encodes:
- a CDS encoding ATP-binding protein, with protein sequence MTDHPSRIAALDEWIRGKEGENLEFKSARSNFHFEELTKYCVALANEGGGKIILGVTDERPRQIVGSKAFLQPERTRKGLCERIPLGIDFEEIDHPDCAANSRVLVFSVPSRPVGVAIQHDGHRWVRKEDSLVEMSDDRLRRIYAETGHDFSADVCADATPDDLDDLAIENFRDRWIAKANKAEDQELVARIQAMSGTQLLEDIEAVVNGRVTYAALILFGTNRALTRHLAAAEIVFEYRSNDNSGPAQDRKEFRQAFFTCYDNLWNVINLRNDKQDFQEGLFVVPISTFNERPVREAILNAVSHRDYQLGGSIFIRQYPRRLEIDSPGGFPVGITLENILDRQNPRNRRVAEILTRCGLVERSGQGMNLIYEDLIKQSKPAPEFSRTDQYQVGLTLHGTVQDPAFVRFVEKVSKETTAFFHTHDWMLMSEASRGEKLPKESEPRIKRLIDLGIIERGKGRKFMLSRKYYEFVGKAADYTRRKGLDHDHNLALLKKHLDESGEAGASLDELAQVLPSLPKEEVRNLLRILKYRGIAGTKGRGPGSRWIALEGDGNES encoded by the coding sequence ATGACAGATCATCCATCTCGCATCGCAGCTCTGGATGAATGGATTCGCGGCAAGGAAGGCGAAAACCTGGAGTTCAAGAGTGCGCGATCCAACTTTCACTTTGAAGAGCTGACGAAATACTGCGTCGCGTTGGCCAATGAAGGCGGTGGAAAAATCATTCTGGGGGTGACCGATGAACGCCCCCGGCAGATCGTCGGCTCCAAGGCGTTTTTACAACCCGAACGCACGCGCAAGGGACTTTGCGAACGTATTCCCTTGGGAATCGACTTTGAGGAGATCGACCATCCCGACTGCGCCGCCAATAGCCGCGTGCTGGTCTTCTCCGTTCCGTCACGTCCGGTTGGCGTCGCCATCCAACACGACGGGCATCGTTGGGTTCGCAAAGAAGACAGCCTGGTTGAGATGAGCGACGACCGCTTGCGTCGCATTTACGCGGAGACCGGGCACGATTTCTCGGCCGATGTTTGTGCAGATGCAACACCGGACGATCTTGATGATCTAGCGATCGAGAATTTTCGCGACCGATGGATCGCCAAGGCGAATAAGGCGGAGGATCAGGAGTTGGTGGCTCGTATCCAGGCCATGAGTGGAACTCAATTGCTGGAAGACATCGAGGCGGTTGTCAATGGCAGGGTTACTTACGCTGCGCTCATTCTCTTTGGAACCAATCGCGCACTGACACGGCATTTGGCTGCGGCGGAGATCGTGTTTGAGTACCGATCCAATGATAATTCGGGACCCGCACAGGATCGCAAAGAGTTTCGTCAAGCTTTTTTCACGTGCTACGACAATCTTTGGAATGTGATCAATCTGCGAAACGACAAGCAAGATTTCCAGGAGGGACTTTTTGTTGTTCCGATTTCGACTTTCAACGAACGTCCGGTACGCGAAGCGATCTTGAACGCGGTTAGTCACCGCGACTATCAACTCGGTGGCAGCATCTTTATCCGCCAGTATCCAAGACGATTGGAAATTGACAGTCCCGGTGGGTTTCCGGTTGGAATCACGCTCGAAAATATCCTTGACCGCCAGAACCCTCGCAATCGACGCGTCGCCGAAATCCTGACGCGGTGCGGTTTGGTCGAACGCTCGGGACAGGGTATGAATTTGATTTACGAGGATTTGATCAAACAGAGCAAGCCGGCACCAGAGTTTTCACGCACCGATCAATATCAAGTTGGATTGACGTTACACGGGACCGTCCAAGATCCGGCGTTTGTTCGATTTGTCGAAAAAGTTTCCAAAGAAACCACGGCTTTCTTTCACACGCATGATTGGATGCTGATGTCGGAAGCCAGTCGAGGCGAGAAACTACCGAAAGAGTCGGAGCCGCGGATCAAACGTTTGATTGATCTTGGAATCATCGAACGCGGCAAAGGGCGAAAGTTCATGCTGTCGCGGAAGTACTACGAGTTCGTCGGCAAAGCTGCTGACTACACCCGGCGTAAAGGCTTGGACCACGATCATAATCTGGCATTGCTGAAGAAGCATCTCGATGAAAGCGGCGAAGCGGGAGCAAGCCTGGATGAACTCGCCCAGGTTCTGCCGTCATTGCCAAAGGAGGAAGTGCGTAATTTGCTCCGGATACTGAAGTATCGTGGTATCGCGGGCACCAAGGGGCGAGGCCCCGGTTCCCGATGGATCGCACTCGAAGGAGACGGAAATGAATCATAG
- a CDS encoding restriction endonuclease subunit S: protein MSFPAYEHTKESGVPWIGKIPLHWEIWQSRRLFSLRNERVREGDEQLTASQDHGVIPQKTFMELEGRSVVQVILNSEILKHVEPGDFVISMRSFQGGIEYAEHGGCISSAYVMLIPAKRIYGPFYKYLFKSQTYIQALQSTTNLVRDGQALRFQNFVMVDLPLVPVDEQKAIASFLDVETSKIDRLVSEQCRLIELLKEKRLAIISHAVTKGLNSNAPMKPSGIQWLGDVPQHWAIAKFGRIAFMQEGPGLRKWQFTDDGTLVICVTNITENGIDFSSFKKFISTEEYEEKYQHFTVERGDILLSSSGNSWGKVAVYDDDERVMLNTSTIRINALRNGDATRDFLQIALQSIAIREQLGVAMTGSCQPNFGPTHLNTVVIALPPPDEQAETVKYLEERLEKFSQLQAEAERAIDLLQERRTALISAAVTGKIDVRGFVSEEAAA from the coding sequence ATGAGTTTCCCGGCTTACGAACACACTAAGGAGAGTGGCGTTCCATGGATCGGAAAAATTCCGTTGCATTGGGAAATTTGGCAAAGCCGCCGCCTTTTTTCGCTGCGCAATGAAAGAGTGCGTGAAGGTGACGAACAACTAACCGCGTCGCAAGATCATGGTGTTATTCCGCAGAAGACATTTATGGAACTCGAAGGCCGGAGTGTCGTTCAGGTAATTCTTAATTCCGAGATATTAAAGCATGTGGAACCAGGTGACTTTGTGATCAGCATGCGAAGTTTCCAAGGTGGCATCGAGTATGCAGAGCACGGAGGATGCATCAGTTCCGCATATGTAATGCTTATACCGGCGAAGAGGATCTACGGCCCATTTTACAAGTATCTTTTCAAGAGCCAAACGTACATTCAAGCTTTGCAGAGCACGACTAATTTAGTACGAGATGGTCAAGCACTTCGCTTTCAAAATTTCGTGATGGTTGATTTGCCTTTGGTTCCCGTCGACGAGCAGAAAGCGATCGCGTCGTTCCTCGATGTGGAAACGTCGAAGATCGACCGCTTGGTGTCAGAACAGTGTCGTTTGATCGAGTTGCTCAAGGAAAAGCGTCTGGCGATCATCAGTCACGCGGTCACCAAAGGCCTCAACTCAAACGCACCCATGAAACCCTCCGGCATCCAATGGCTCGGGGATGTCCCACAGCATTGGGCTATCGCCAAGTTTGGTCGAATCGCATTCATGCAAGAAGGTCCCGGCTTGCGGAAATGGCAATTCACCGACGACGGAACGCTCGTAATTTGCGTGACGAACATTACCGAGAATGGCATTGACTTTTCGTCATTTAAGAAGTTCATTTCTACGGAAGAATACGAAGAGAAGTATCAGCACTTTACGGTAGAACGCGGCGACATCTTACTTTCAAGTTCCGGCAACTCGTGGGGCAAGGTCGCAGTATACGACGATGATGAAAGGGTGATGCTCAATACCAGCACAATACGCATCAATGCACTTCGTAACGGAGATGCAACTCGCGACTTTCTCCAAATCGCTCTCCAGTCCATCGCAATCCGCGAACAACTCGGCGTCGCGATGACAGGATCATGCCAGCCAAACTTCGGCCCGACCCATTTGAATACTGTGGTGATTGCGTTGCCGCCTCCCGACGAACAAGCGGAAACTGTTAAATACTTGGAAGAGCGGTTGGAAAAGTTTTCGCAGCTTCAAGCCGAAGCCGAGCGAGCCATTGATCTTCTTCAAGAACGCCGCACCGCCCTGATCTCCGCAGCCGTCACCGGCAAGATCGACGTTCGTGGCTTCGTAAGTGAGGAGGCTGCGGCATGA